In the genome of Drosophila subpulchrella strain 33 F10 #4 breed RU33 chromosome 2L, RU_Dsub_v1.1 Primary Assembly, whole genome shotgun sequence, one region contains:
- the LOC119546570 gene encoding probable multidrug resistance-associated protein lethal(2)03659, with amino-acid sequence MQASKLPPNPRESAGIISSLMFCFALPILFKGRKQTLQPQDLYQPLDEHGAESLGDEFFREWENEVARCRLKGDSSRNPSVLRVIGRVFGWQLIISGIVIAILELGTRATVPLLLAGLISEFSEHGDGSSYYAQLYAVLLIACILASVLLTHPYMMGMMHLAMKMRVAVSSAIYRKALRLSRTSLGDTTTGQVVNLLSNDLNRFDRCLIHFHFLWLGPLELLIAAYFLYQQIGWASFYGISILILYLPLQTYLSRVTSKLRLQTALRTDQRVRMMNEIISGIQVIKMYTWERPFGKLIEQMRRSEMSSIRKMNLLRGILLSFEITLGRIAIFVSLLGFVLGGGDLTAERAFCVTAFYNILRRTVSKFFPSGMSQFAELLVSMRRIETFMMREEANIIDMSELREEKAEEEQRLLGGVEKKAYPYPIVNGKVPDVLVDIKDLRARWSLEQHEPVLDHINMSLHSGQLVAVIGPVGSGKSSLVQAILGELPPESGYVKVSGRYSYASQEPWLFNASVRDNILFGLPMNRQRYRTVLKKCALERDLELLHGDSTIVGERGASLSGGQRARICLARAVYRQADVYLLDDPLSAVDTHVGRHLFDECMRGFLGKKLVILVTHQLQFLEHADLIVIMDKGKVSACGTYDEMLKSGQDFAQLLVESTQNGGGDDVGEKSANYSRQSSTLSSGSAKGSSSSLESMVEKEKPNPSASPVLESRSGAEIGLSMYKKYFSAGCGVLVFALLVFLCTGTQLLASGGDYFLSYWVKNTSTSSSLDIYYFTAINVGLVICALLRTLLFFNITMHSSTELHNSMFRGLSRTALYFFNTNPSGRILNRFANDLGQVDEVMPAVMLDCIQIFLTLSGIICVLCVTNPWYLINTLAMVLAFYYWRDFYLSTSRDVKRLEAVARSPMYSHFSATLNGLPTIRAMGAQRTLIGQYDNYQDLHSSGYYTFVSTSRAFGYYLDLFCVAYVISVILHGFFNPPLQNAGQIGLAITQALGMTGMVQWGMRQSAELENSMTSVERVLEYKDLESEGAFTSPADKQPPKSWPEEGELLTKDLSLRYVPDPNADRVLKGLNFTIKPREKVGIVGRTGAGKSSLINALFRLSYNEGAIVIDKRDTNEMGLHDLRSKISIIPQEPVLFSGTMRYNLDPFEQYPDEKLWNALEEVHLKEEISELPTGLQSSISEGGANFSVGQRQLVCLARAILRENRILVMDEATANVDPQTDALIQTTIRNKFKDCTVLTIAHRLNTIMDSDKVLVLDAGQVVEFGSPYELLTQSEAKVFHGMVMQTGKASFDHLLKVAENAKGNHI; translated from the exons ATGCAGGCCAGTAAACTGCCACCCAATCCGCGCGAGTCGGCAGGTATAATATCCTCGCTAATGTTCTG CTTTGCCCTGCCCATTCTGTTCAAGGGTCGCAAGCAGACGCTCCAACCCCAAGATCTTTACCAACCATTAGATGAGCACGGAGCCGAGAGTCTGGGCGATGAGTTCTTTAGGGAATGGGAGAACGAGGTGGCCCGGTGCCGGCTGAAGGGCGATTCTAGCCGGAATCCAAGTGTCCTGCGGGTCATTGGACGCGTCTTTGGCTGGCAGCTTATCATATCCGGCATAGTGATTGCCATCTTGGAACTGGGAACCAG GGCCACGGTGCCGCTTCTTCTGGCCGGTCTCATATCGGAGTTCAGTGAGCATGGAGACGGTAGTAGCTACTACGCCCAGCTCTATGCGGTGCTCCTTATAGCTTGCATCCTGGCCAGTGTACTCCTCACACACCCATACATGATGGGCATGATG CACCTGGCCATGAAGATGCGAGTGGCAGTGAGCAGTGCCATCTATAGAAAGGCTCTACGCCTTAGCCGCACATCGCTGGGTGATACCACCACCGGTCAGGTGGTGAACCTGCTCTCCAACGACCTCAACCGCTTCGATCGATGCCTCATCCACTTTCATTTCCTTTGGCTGGGACCTTTGGAGCTGCTGATTGCCGCCTACTTTTTGTACCAACAGATCggatgggcctccttttacgGAATCAGCATCTTGATACTCTATCTACCGCTACAAACCTACTTAAGCCGAGTTACCTCAAAGCTGCGGCTGCAAACTGCCCTCCGGACTGACCAGCGGGTGCGCATGATGAACGAGATCATCTCGGGCATACAAGTGATTAAAATGTATACATGGGAACGGCCGTTTGGCAAACTAATCGAGCAGATGAGGCGCAGCGAGATGAGCTCCATTCGCAAGATGAACCTGTTGCGCGGCATCTTGCTTTCCTTCGAGATCACCCTGGGTCGCATTGCCATCTTTGTGAGCCTCCTGGGCTTCGTCCTGGGAGGCGGCGATCTGACAGCAGAGCGTGCCTTCTGTGTCACTGCTTTCTACAACATCCTGCGGCGCACTGTGAGCAAGTTCTTTCCCAGTGGAATGTCTCAGTTCGCTGAACTATTGGTCTCCATGCGTCGCATCGAAACATTTATGATGCGTGAGGAAGCGAATATAATTGATATGTCAGAGCTCCGGGAAGAAAAAGCGGAAGAGGAGCAGCGCTTGCTGGGAGGAGTCGAAAAGAAGGCATATCCGTATCCCATTGTAAATGGAAAAGTACCTGATGTCCTAGTGGATATCAAAGATTTGAGAGCGAGGTGGAGCCTGGAGCAGCATGAACCCGTGTTGGATCACATCAATATGTCACTGCACAGTGGCCAACTGGTAGCTGTAATTGGACCCGTGGGATCGGGAAAATCAAGCCTTGTTCAGGCCATCCTAGGAGAGCTGCCGCCCGAATCAGGATACGTTAAAGTGTCAGGCAGGTACTCCTACGCCTCGCAAGAGCCCTGGCTTTTCAATGCCTCAGTGCGCGACAACATCCTGTTTGGCTTGCCAATGAACAGGCAGCGCTATCGAACGGTCCTTAAGAAGTGCGCCCTGGAACGCGATTTGGAGTTGCTCCATGGTGATAGCACCATCGTCGGTGAGCGCGGAGCTTCGCTATCCGGTGGTCAGAGAGCTAGAATCTGTTTGGCCAGAGCCGTCTACCGCCAGGCGGATGTTTACCTTTTGGACGATCCCCTCAGCGCTGTGGACACCCATGTGGGTAGACACCTCTTCGATGAATGCATGCGCGGCTTCCTGGGCAAAAAGTTAGTGATACTAGTCACCCATCAGCTGCAGTTTCTGGAGCACGCCGATCTCATTGTGATCATGGACAAGGGAAAGGTCTCGGCGTGCGGCACCTATGATGAGATGCTGAAAAGCGGACAGGACTTTGCGCAGCTTTTGGTGGAGAGCACTCAAAATGGCGGCGGAGATGATGTGGGTGAAAAGTCTGCAAACTATTCCCGCCAGAGCAGCACTCTGAGCAGTGGCAGTGCCAAGGGAAGCTCCTCATCCCTAGAGTCCATGGTGGAGAAGGAGAAACCAAATCCGAGCGCATCTCCGGTGCTGGAGTCCCGTAGTGGTGCTGAAATTGGGTTGAGCATGTACAAGAAATACTTTAGCGCAGGCTGTGGCGTCCTGGTTTTCGCATTGCTGGTGTTCTTGTGCACTGGCACTCAGCTTCTGGCATCTGGCGGTGATTACTTCCTATCGTACTG GGTGAAAAATACCTCGACTTCCTCATCACTGGATATTTACTATTTTACTGCCATCAATGTGGGCCTGGTGATTTGCGCCCTCCTAAGGACCCTGCTTTTCTTCAACATCACAATGCACTCCTCCACCGAACTGCACAACTCCATGTTTCGCGGCCTGTCTCGCACGGCTCTCTACTTTTTCAATACGAACCCTTCCGGCCGAATCCTCAACCGATTCGCTAATGATCTGGGACAGGTGGATGAGGTGATGCCCGCCGTTATGTTGGATTGCATACAGATCTTCCTCACCCTGTCGGGCATCATCTGCGTGCTGTGCGTGACCAACCCATGGTACCTGATCAACACCTTAGCCATGGTACTGGCCTTCTACTACTGGCGGGACTTTTACCTGAGCACTTCGAGGGATGTTAAGCGTCTGGAGGCAGTGGCTCGGTCGCCAATGTACTCGCACTTCAGTGCCACTCTCAATGGACTTCCCACCATACGGGCCATGGGCGCTCAGAGGACGCTTATCGGGCAGTACGACAACTACCAGGATCTACACAGCTCGGGCTACTACACATTTGTCTCTACCAGCCGTGCATTCGGCTACTACTTGGATCTTTTCTGTGTGGCATACGTGATATCGGTGATATTGCACGGCTTCTTCAATCCCCCTCTGCAGAACGCTGGACAGATAGGTCTGGCAATCACTCAAGCGTTGGGTATGACTGGAATGGTACAGTGGGGCATGCGACAATCCGCCGAGCTGGAGAACTCAATGACCTCGGTGGAGCGAGTGCTCGAGTACAAGGACCTGGAGTCCGAAGGAGCGTTTACGTCGCCGGCGGACAAGCAACCGCCAAAGAGTTGGCCTGAAGAGGGTGAACTGCTGACAAAGGATTTGAGTTTAAGATATGTGCCTGATCCCAACGCGGATCGCGTGCTTAAGGGTCTAAACTTTACGATTAAACCCAGGGAGAAAGTGGGCATCGTGGGACGTACAGGTGCGGGCAAATCATCGCTGATTAACGCACTCTTCCGACTTTCCTACAACGAAGGGGCAATAGTCATCGACAAaagggacacaaatgaaatgGGTCTTCACGACCTACGCAGCAAAATCTCTATTATACCGCAGGAACCGGTGCTCTTCTCGGGCACCATGCGCTACAACTTGGATCCCTTCGAGCAATATCCGGACGAAAAGCTTTGGAATGCTCTAGAGGAGGTTCACCTCAAGGAGGAAATTTCGGAATTGCCGACAGGTCTGCAGAGCAGCATCTCCGAGGGTGGGGCCAATTTCAGCGTGGGACAGCGCCAGTTGGTATGCCTGGCAAGGGCCATTCTGCGCGAGAATCGAATTCTTGTGATGGACGAGGCTACGGCCAATGTTGACCCCCAAACGGACGCCCTAATACAGACCACCATTCGAAACAAATTTAAGGACTGCACTGTACTTACTATAGCCCATCGTTTGAACACCATCATGGACTCGGACAAGGTCCTGGTTCTGGATGCTGGTCAAGTCGTCGAATTTGGTTCTCCCTACGAACTGTTAACGCAGTCGGAAGCCAAAGTGTTCCATGGAATGGTCATGCAGACGGGGAAGGCTAGTTTTGATCATCTCCTGAAAGTTGCCGAAAAT GCCAAAGGAAACCATATTTAA
- the LOC119546571 gene encoding 60S ribosomal protein L30 — MVAVKKQKKALESTNARLALVMKSGKYCLGYKQTLKTLRQGKAKLVLIASNTPALRKSEIEYYAMLAKTEVQHYSGTNIELGTACGKYFRVCTLSITDPGDSDIIRSLETA; from the exons ATGGTTGCCGTCAAGAAACAAAAGAAGGCGCTGGAGAGCACCAATGCCCGTCTGGCTCTGGTGATGAAGTCCGGCAAGTACTGCCTGGGCTACAAGCAGACCCTCAAGACCCTGCGCCAGGGCAAGGCCAAACTGGTGCTCATCGCCAGCAACACCCCCGCCCTGAG GAAGTCTGAGATCGAGTACTACGCCATGTTGGCCAAGACTGAGGTCCAGCACTACAGCGGCACCAACATTGAGCTGGGAACCGCCTGCGGTAAATACTTCCGCGTGTGCACCCTGTCCATCACCGATCCTGGAGATTCGGACATCATCCGCTCGCTGGAGACGGCctaa
- the LOC119547773 gene encoding uncharacterized protein LOC119547773, giving the protein MTSSNVQATFDRLILLPGVIGAVLVDGAGVPVRTNLPDNAAQMYATRMRPLVALARTMVQDMDTGDQLSYVRLRTRRQELMVATENEHTIILIQDNRALDESRRASAASRRFSS; this is encoded by the coding sequence ATGACATCGAGCAATGTGCAGGCCACGTTCGATCGGCTGATCCTCCTGCCGGGAGTGATTGGGGCCGTCCTGGTCGACGGCGCTGGCGTCCCCGTCCGGACCAATTTGCCCGACAACGCTGCCCAGATGTACGCCACCCGGATGAGGCCGCTGGTGGCGTTGGCCCGCACCATGGTGCAGGACATGGATACCGGGGACCAGTTGAGCTACGTGCGGCTGCGCACCCGCCGCCAGGAACTGATGGTGGCCACCGAGAACGAGCACACGATCATTCTCATCCAGGACAACCGGGCGCTGGACGAATCCCGGCGGGCCAGTGCCGCCTCGCGGAGGTTTTCGAGCTAA